Genomic DNA from Bacteroidales bacterium:
GCTAATGGTTATCCCGAAAAGGAAAAAGTTTATAAAGGAATATCAATGTTAGTAACGTCAACTACATTGAAATATACTTTTAACATTCCTCCGGGCACTTACGCAATAGGCACTTTCCACGATGCCGATTCAAATGAGGAATTAAGTACTAATTTTTTTGGTATTCCAACTGAAGGTTTTGGATTCTCGAATAATTACAGACCGGTTTTCAGCAAACCTTCATTTGAAGATGTAAAAATCAATGTGCAAAAAAATACTGAAATTGAAATGATTTATATTTTTTAACTGATTATAGAAAATAGTATTTATCTTAACCCGGTTACGAATAATTTTATTTATATTTATGCGTTTAATACGGGATTCGGTTTAAATATTTTTTTTATGAAAAAAATGATTCGTATTATTTTTATACTCAAAGAAAACAGGTTTGCAAAAAATCAAGATTGAATGAGCTGAAAAT
This window encodes:
- a CDS encoding DUF2141 domain-containing protein gives rise to the protein MKTFVKSAALIIIVIVISAFSISFDSKKISPSTQNINLTVKLTGLDKIKGKAHIALWNSANGYPEKEKVYKGISMLVTSTTLKYTFNIPPGTYAIGTFHDADSNEELSTNFFGIPTEGFGFSNNYRPVFSKPSFEDVKINVQKNTEIEMIYIF